The following are encoded in a window of Pukyongiella litopenaei genomic DNA:
- a CDS encoding tyrosine-type recombinase/integrase: MTQLYFTDGLALRAPVSVEGVPAVLSASVTEAADRIGLMDGMPFFLDRDGSYMYELNRFFRACPTMGVRSRHSLRAYAHDILIWMRFLEERRGTKQLWRADHNDVIAFHHARRLSDAPFRISASSWNRAIAALDKLYRWAFEEGLIASSPFRYDLSFRHGHGRQTPKVVEGNRARERAARPHNMQFVDMGRYLAFRDIGLRGRLPDGSEDPAWRGRNDERNVVFAELLVSTGMRLGEAGSLIIDELPGLTSDSQRILPFDLPGVITKGERPRRIRLPRRVLKLIADYCDIERQIALAKVPPRPAVPLVLSSDGRNAVDGSGRRIALTRLRPQDRQRLLRSPNGMPEHASLWLTERGQPVSSGTWEVAFRRASQRCQAFDLDITVTPHMLRHTFAVNMLSMLIREQVGRTFNPTDAHGAAYRQMLGDPLRHLQHLLGHANITSTYIYLDSLAEAQELVDAAADRWTDELMADDQ, translated from the coding sequence ATGACGCAGCTTTATTTCACCGACGGATTGGCGCTGCGCGCGCCCGTTTCGGTTGAAGGCGTTCCAGCCGTTCTTTCCGCGTCCGTGACCGAGGCCGCTGACAGGATCGGCCTTATGGATGGCATGCCGTTCTTTCTGGATCGGGACGGCAGCTATATGTATGAGCTGAACCGCTTCTTCCGCGCTTGTCCGACCATGGGAGTGCGGTCGCGGCACAGTTTGCGCGCATACGCCCATGATATCCTGATCTGGATGCGGTTTCTGGAGGAACGACGCGGCACCAAGCAGCTTTGGCGTGCCGATCATAACGATGTCATCGCGTTCCACCATGCACGGCGTCTTTCGGACGCGCCGTTTCGGATTTCGGCGTCCAGCTGGAACAGGGCGATCGCGGCGCTCGACAAACTGTATCGGTGGGCGTTCGAAGAAGGACTGATCGCTTCGTCGCCGTTTCGATATGACCTGTCCTTTCGGCATGGTCATGGGCGGCAAACGCCCAAGGTTGTCGAAGGCAACAGGGCGCGGGAACGTGCCGCGCGCCCGCATAACATGCAATTTGTCGATATGGGCCGCTACCTCGCGTTCCGGGATATCGGCCTGAGGGGCAGATTGCCGGACGGGTCGGAGGACCCAGCCTGGCGCGGGCGCAATGACGAGCGGAATGTCGTCTTCGCGGAACTGCTCGTCTCCACCGGGATGCGCCTCGGCGAGGCCGGTAGCCTGATCATCGACGAGCTGCCTGGGTTGACCTCCGACAGCCAGCGGATACTTCCTTTCGACCTTCCGGGCGTGATCACCAAGGGCGAACGCCCGCGACGCATCCGGTTGCCTCGCCGGGTCCTCAAGCTGATCGCGGATTACTGCGATATCGAGCGCCAGATCGCCCTGGCAAAGGTCCCGCCTCGTCCGGCCGTCCCGCTCGTATTGTCATCCGATGGCCGCAACGCCGTCGATGGCAGTGGCCGACGCATCGCGCTGACCAGGCTCCGTCCGCAAGACCGCCAACGGCTGCTGCGATCGCCGAATGGCATGCCTGAACACGCATCGCTCTGGCTCACGGAACGCGGTCAACCCGTGTCGTCCGGAACCTGGGAAGTTGCTTTTCGCAGGGCAAGCCAGCGATGCCAGGCCTTCGATCTCGATATCACTGTCACGCCGCACATGCTGAGGCACACCTTTGCGGTCAACATGTTGTCGATGCTGATCCGCGAACAGGTGGGTAGGACCTTCAACCCGACCGATGCGCATGGTGCTGCCTATCGGCAGATGCTTGGCGATCCGCTCCGCCATCTCCAACACCTCCTTGGCCACGCGAACATCACCAGCACCTACATCTATCTCGACAGCCTTGCCGAGGCGCAGGAACTCGTCGATGCGGCGGCGGATCGCTGGACCGACGAACTCATGGCGGACGATCAATGA
- a CDS encoding DNA repair protein RadC has product MFDLPLQTRPETQKTGLPPSFLTILADQDLPFALTTACHAPAALMSGQAHPKVLERFATLAEAMRGAIVHAEDITPEDTPRILAILDREGRLVLAGATCDGGVAWCHPVSDAVEARAVVSEASQTRAQAMRAAEWHEHGLARRLRHHADLLDARLVDPLWRAFASHALQIAA; this is encoded by the coding sequence ATGTTCGACCTTCCTCTCCAAACTCGGCCAGAAACGCAGAAAACAGGTTTGCCGCCGAGCTTCCTGACCATTCTTGCAGATCAAGACTTGCCGTTTGCGCTCACGACGGCTTGCCATGCGCCCGCGGCTCTCATGTCCGGGCAGGCACACCCCAAGGTACTGGAGCGGTTTGCCACGCTGGCCGAGGCCATGCGGGGCGCAATCGTTCACGCCGAAGATATCACCCCTGAAGACACTCCGCGCATCCTGGCAATCCTCGATCGGGAGGGGCGCCTCGTTCTGGCTGGGGCCACCTGTGATGGCGGGGTCGCCTGGTGCCACCCGGTCTCGGATGCCGTCGAAGCCCGTGCCGTCGTGTCCGAGGCCAGCCAGACCCGCGCGCAGGCCATGCGGGCGGCCGAGTGGCATGAACATGGCCTCGCGCGAAGGCTGCGGCACCACGCCGACCTTCTCGATGCCCGTCTTGTCGATCCGCTCTGGCGCGCCTTCGCGTCTCACGCCCTGCAGATCGCGGCGTGA
- a CDS encoding DUF6878 family protein: protein MSKIEPTLAAPMAPSRIDFAAVLARQSERDARIAALRPANKERLFDGLMAAGITHVTVSFDGYGDSGQVESIAAYAGDAEVAFPRTQIAYAALTWDDPEVEMRALSLEDVVEQLAYDFLSDTHCGWENNDGAYGEFCFDASARTIHLEFNERFTSSELYTHDL from the coding sequence ATGTCCAAGATTGAACCCACCCTGGCCGCGCCGATGGCGCCGTCCAGGATTGATTTTGCCGCCGTGCTGGCCCGGCAGTCCGAGCGCGATGCGCGGATTGCCGCTTTGCGCCCGGCCAACAAGGAGCGTCTCTTCGATGGTCTGATGGCTGCGGGCATCACCCATGTGACGGTGAGCTTCGACGGCTATGGCGACAGCGGTCAGGTTGAGAGTATCGCTGCCTATGCTGGCGACGCCGAGGTCGCTTTCCCCAGGACCCAAATCGCCTATGCCGCATTGACCTGGGACGACCCGGAGGTCGAGATGCGGGCGCTTTCGCTCGAAGATGTCGTCGAGCAACTGGCCTACGACTTCCTGTCGGACACCCATTGCGGTTGGGAGAACAACGACGGGGCCTATGGCGAATTCTGCTTCGACGCGAGCGCTCGCACCATCCACCTCGAGTTCAACGAGCGCTTCACCTCGTCCGAACTCTACACACACGATTTGTAA
- a CDS encoding DUF932 domain-containing protein — MGVVEVLDPVQPARAGGWKVDVSRGERNGRVSSEWFNRPDDERYLSLDDLWVNVKGRSERSRSRVVQTADIRVEAARDSTERLHLVLPKAQEPVAPTHWAFGQLASIVGAPASYLRQLPAPLAGINLQYGLTNHRAEQVKTFETEDGRTELRAVTGPDYGRIHDFELVEAVQRIAGNGTGDTRWKVPGVLDWSTGVYNPDVEISRDTTTLYASDRDVFLFLVDDRNPIEAGKLADGSPDLYFRGFYCWNSEVGAKTLGMASFYLRAVCQNRNLWGVEDFQEIKIRHSKYAASRFAHEAAPALTRFANSSPQGFVNGIRAARQQVVAHSDEDRADFLRKRGFSKAEAGKIIEKVLMEEGRPPESIFDFVQGITRLARDKTQQDARLDMEGRAKKLFDRVG, encoded by the coding sequence ATGGGTGTTGTGGAAGTACTGGATCCGGTTCAGCCGGCACGGGCTGGTGGCTGGAAAGTGGATGTAAGCCGGGGCGAGCGGAACGGGCGGGTGTCGTCCGAATGGTTCAACCGGCCCGATGACGAGCGGTATCTGTCGCTCGACGATCTCTGGGTCAATGTGAAGGGTCGCTCCGAGCGCAGCCGCAGCAGGGTTGTTCAGACAGCCGACATCCGGGTCGAGGCCGCGCGCGACAGCACCGAGCGGCTGCACCTGGTCCTTCCGAAAGCGCAGGAGCCGGTTGCACCGACGCATTGGGCCTTCGGCCAGCTCGCCAGCATTGTCGGCGCGCCGGCCTCCTACCTGCGGCAGCTGCCCGCGCCGCTGGCGGGGATCAACCTGCAATACGGTCTGACCAATCACCGCGCCGAGCAGGTAAAAACTTTCGAGACTGAGGATGGCCGCACGGAACTGCGCGCCGTGACCGGCCCGGACTACGGTCGCATTCATGACTTCGAGCTTGTCGAGGCCGTGCAGCGCATCGCGGGCAATGGCACCGGTGACACGCGCTGGAAGGTGCCGGGCGTGCTCGACTGGTCGACCGGGGTTTACAACCCCGATGTCGAGATCAGCCGCGACACGACCACGCTCTATGCCTCGGACCGCGATGTCTTTCTGTTCCTCGTCGACGATCGCAACCCGATCGAGGCGGGCAAGCTGGCAGACGGCTCTCCCGACCTCTACTTCCGAGGGTTTTATTGTTGGAACTCTGAAGTCGGTGCCAAGACCCTCGGCATGGCGAGCTTTTACCTTCGGGCGGTGTGCCAGAACCGCAACCTCTGGGGTGTCGAGGATTTCCAGGAGATCAAGATCCGCCACTCGAAATACGCCGCGTCGCGCTTCGCCCATGAGGCCGCCCCGGCGTTGACCCGGTTTGCCAATTCCTCGCCGCAGGGGTTCGTGAACGGGATCAGGGCAGCACGGCAACAGGTCGTGGCGCACAGCGACGAAGACCGCGCGGATTTCCTGCGCAAGCGGGGTTTCTCGAAGGCTGAAGCCGGCAAGATCATCGAGAAGGTGCTGATGGAGGAAGGCCGCCCGCCCGAGAGCATCTTCGATTTCGTGCAGGGCATCACGCGGCTTGCGCGCGACAAGACCCAGCAGGACGCCCGTCTCGACATGGAAGGGCGCGCGAAGAAGCTCTTCGACCGGGTCGGTTGA
- a CDS encoding helix-turn-helix transcriptional regulator codes for MNHQTREYGAVWTVLPTRHIEALRDAVVGAGLDAVQMSKGTLGGSLAFTEHRGAAFTSGLMGGRVSLSGPLSSDLITFGLGLRVAAGTWHWQREISKGCVGIFHPGDEHDSLYTPGSFYVTASLDLETLTGMASRLELVVDRSTLGGTGFHDRLIAARWIDGIAARMHRVHDGSVSVDETLCDQILHAVLTAYTRAPRPVGGRSGAERHARIFAIARDYIHAHLAEPLAIDDIAREAGTTPRTLNRAFLSVVEDTPYNFIQMLRLNLVRRELLSGSVSPQPIYAMANRWGLREAGRFSGLYRDLFDELPSETRNSAKRLS; via the coding sequence ATGAATCATCAAACCCGCGAGTACGGTGCCGTCTGGACCGTCCTTCCGACCCGGCACATCGAGGCGCTTAGAGATGCGGTCGTTGGTGCTGGACTTGATGCCGTCCAGATGTCGAAGGGGACGCTTGGCGGTAGCTTGGCCTTTACCGAGCATCGTGGGGCGGCCTTCACCAGCGGCCTGATGGGGGGGCGCGTTTCACTGTCGGGACCTCTCTCTTCGGACCTTATCACCTTCGGACTCGGGTTGCGGGTCGCAGCCGGCACCTGGCATTGGCAGCGCGAAATCAGCAAAGGATGTGTCGGCATTTTCCATCCAGGTGACGAGCATGACTCGCTCTACACGCCGGGATCCTTCTATGTGACGGCGAGCCTTGACCTCGAAACGTTGACCGGCATGGCCTCCCGGCTGGAACTGGTGGTTGACCGATCGACCCTCGGCGGCACCGGATTTCACGACCGGCTGATCGCTGCGCGATGGATTGATGGTATTGCTGCCCGAATGCATCGGGTCCATGACGGGTCGGTGTCCGTGGACGAAACCCTGTGCGATCAGATCCTGCATGCGGTGCTCACCGCCTATACCCGCGCCCCGCGTCCAGTCGGCGGTCGCAGCGGAGCAGAACGCCACGCAAGAATTTTCGCGATTGCGCGGGACTACATCCATGCCCACCTTGCCGAACCCCTGGCCATCGACGACATCGCGCGAGAAGCAGGCACCACGCCCCGGACGCTGAACCGCGCCTTCCTGAGCGTGGTTGAGGATACGCCCTACAACTTCATCCAGATGCTTCGCCTGAATCTGGTCCGGCGGGAACTTCTATCGGGATCCGTTTCACCGCAGCCGATCTACGCGATGGCAAATCGATGGGGTTTGCGGGAAGCAGGTCGATTCTCCGGCTTGTACCGGGATCTCTTCGACGAGCTGCCGTCGGAGACGCGAAATTCCGCCAAGCGACTGTCATAG
- a CDS encoding JAB domain-containing protein — MTPQEETVILEARDILGRYLSQNPVIGSWQALLDYCALTVRGPIERFHVLYLDRKNRIIADELLSTGTVDHVPVYPREVIKRALMLNASALILIHNHPSGDPTPSEADLSMTKEIQKGCRYLGLTLHDHIIVGAGTELSLRALGKL; from the coding sequence ATGACTCCCCAGGAAGAAACCGTCATCCTCGAGGCCCGCGACATCCTCGGCCGTTACCTCAGTCAGAACCCGGTCATCGGCAGCTGGCAAGCACTGCTGGACTATTGCGCGCTCACTGTCCGCGGGCCAATCGAGCGATTTCACGTGCTCTACCTCGACCGCAAGAACCGCATCATCGCCGATGAGCTTCTTTCGACCGGCACGGTCGATCACGTCCCGGTCTATCCGCGCGAGGTGATCAAGCGGGCGCTGATGCTGAACGCCAGCGCCCTGATCCTGATCCACAACCACCCGTCGGGCGATCCGACACCGTCGGAGGCCGATCTCAGCATGACCAAGGAGATCCAGAAGGGGTGTCGCTATCTCGGCCTCACGCTGCACGACCACATCATCGTCGGCGCCGGGACGGAACTGAGCCTGCGGGCCCTGGGCAAGCTCTGA
- a CDS encoding mobile mystery protein B → MTLELHEPAGATPLTPDELLGLKAKHIATRGELNELESENIIAGLTWLDRRPKSFDLLTDAAVREIHKRLFGEVWDWAGAYRLTEKNIGVPVWHISTELRTCLDDARYWLDHKSFDPLEATARLHHRLVWIHPFANGNGRWARIMADAYLAKIDPDIFLDWSGGGTLNADSAHRAAYIAALRAADQHDFDALVTLVRSIAR, encoded by the coding sequence ATGACGCTGGAGCTTCATGAACCTGCCGGGGCGACGCCCCTGACACCGGACGAGTTGCTTGGTCTCAAGGCCAAGCACATCGCAACCCGAGGCGAATTGAACGAACTCGAAAGCGAGAACATCATCGCCGGCCTGACCTGGCTCGACCGTCGGCCCAAATCGTTCGATCTGCTGACCGATGCTGCCGTCCGTGAAATCCACAAGCGCCTTTTCGGCGAGGTCTGGGACTGGGCGGGTGCCTACCGCCTGACCGAAAAGAACATTGGCGTTCCGGTTTGGCACATCTCGACCGAGCTGCGCACCTGCCTCGATGACGCCCGGTACTGGCTTGACCACAAGAGCTTTGACCCGCTGGAAGCAACAGCGCGCCTGCATCACCGCCTGGTCTGGATCCATCCATTCGCCAACGGCAACGGACGTTGGGCGCGGATCATGGCAGACGCCTACTTGGCGAAGATCGATCCGGATATTTTTCTCGACTGGTCCGGCGGCGGCACGCTCAACGCCGACAGCGCGCACCGCGCTGCCTATATCGCGGCGTTGAGAGCAGCTGATCAGCACGACTTTGACGCTCTCGTGACGCTCGTCAGATCGATCGCCCGATAA
- a CDS encoding DUF1254 domain-containing protein, which produces MKHLISTMIVGGILAATNGAAFAQSERVEALANLPFEQNRPTEETARTLMEELAFQRATQTYLWALPLLNTMGMRDGAADAFGTGYNIMPIWTQRLDAKTLITTPNSDLIYGMVFADLGETGPLVFEAPPKLQGILLDAWQRPIPVDGGEYFGDLGLPGPDGGAGGNFLIVPPGWDGEVPEDHYVYRSPTNNVFFFLRSFYQSLDNISPATDLLKQSLIYPLGQKDGAKPMEFPDAAGGSYNMLPRSDASAFDQLKYLVDTEGENLAGPDWLGMLEGLDIAADRDFAPDDATRAILDAAAKTGYKTSRVIGFEHGLNGEDFRVYEDRQWLNPVNNVSARWPDVPVGLDWMASEAGYRELDARAWFFTDYFSISPGMVSMTPGKGAFYMIAFEDADGNPLVGNQSYTLDLPPDIPADLFWSVTLYEAENASGLDNGQPFPSLGKLNEPAQNEDGSTTLHIGPSAPEGQEANWLATAPERGFFAILRLYAPSQPALDGSWKPGDITKVK; this is translated from the coding sequence ATGAAACACCTGATCAGCACAATGATCGTGGGCGGCATTCTCGCCGCGACCAACGGCGCGGCTTTCGCCCAGTCCGAACGGGTTGAAGCGCTCGCGAATCTGCCCTTCGAGCAGAACCGTCCGACCGAAGAGACGGCCAGGACTCTGATGGAGGAATTGGCCTTCCAGCGTGCGACGCAGACCTATCTCTGGGCATTGCCGCTTCTGAACACGATGGGTATGCGCGATGGCGCGGCCGACGCCTTCGGCACCGGCTACAACATCATGCCGATCTGGACGCAGCGGCTGGATGCCAAGACCCTGATCACCACGCCGAACTCGGACCTGATCTATGGCATGGTCTTTGCCGATCTGGGCGAAACCGGTCCGCTGGTCTTCGAGGCTCCGCCGAAACTGCAGGGCATCCTGCTCGACGCATGGCAGCGCCCGATACCGGTCGACGGAGGCGAATATTTCGGCGATCTTGGACTGCCGGGTCCGGACGGCGGCGCGGGCGGAAACTTCCTGATCGTCCCGCCGGGATGGGACGGCGAGGTGCCCGAGGATCACTATGTCTATCGTTCCCCCACCAATAACGTCTTCTTCTTCCTGCGCTCCTTCTATCAGTCGCTCGACAATATCAGCCCGGCAACCGACCTGTTGAAGCAGTCGCTCATCTACCCGCTTGGCCAGAAGGACGGTGCCAAACCGATGGAGTTCCCGGACGCGGCGGGTGGATCCTACAATATGCTGCCGCGGTCGGATGCGAGCGCTTTCGACCAACTCAAATATCTTGTCGATACCGAAGGCGAGAACCTCGCGGGGCCGGACTGGCTGGGCATGCTGGAAGGGCTGGATATCGCCGCTGACCGCGATTTTGCGCCCGATGACGCGACCCGCGCAATCCTCGATGCCGCCGCGAAGACCGGCTACAAGACCAGCCGCGTGATCGGATTCGAACATGGCCTCAATGGCGAGGATTTCCGCGTCTACGAGGACCGGCAATGGCTGAACCCGGTCAACAACGTGTCCGCGCGCTGGCCCGATGTGCCGGTCGGGCTGGACTGGATGGCATCAGAGGCAGGTTACCGCGAGCTTGACGCGCGGGCGTGGTTCTTCACCGACTATTTCTCGATCAGTCCCGGCATGGTGTCGATGACGCCCGGCAAGGGGGCCTTCTACATGATCGCCTTCGAGGATGCGGATGGTAATCCGCTGGTCGGTAACCAAAGCTATACGCTCGATCTGCCTCCCGATATCCCGGCGGACCTGTTCTGGTCCGTGACGCTCTATGAAGCCGAGAACGCCTCGGGCCTCGACAACGGTCAGCCCTTCCCGTCGCTTGGCAAACTCAACGAGCCCGCGCAGAACGAGGATGGCAGTACCACGCTCCATATTGGCCCGTCGGCGCCGGAGGGTCAGGAAGCCAACTGGCTCGCGACCGCGCCTGAACGTGGCTTCTTCGCGATCTTGCGTCTCTACGCCCCGTCGCAGCCCGCGCTCGATGGAAGCTGGAAGCCCGGAGACATCACGAAGGTGAAGTAA
- a CDS encoding antitoxin of toxin-antitoxin stability system yields MPEIICTTVYQFPELSDAAKEEARSWYRELGPHDDWWDAVCEDFERVCEILGIRLKTTPVRLMGGGTWAKPCIWFSGFWSQGDGACFEGYWSHVKGAAARIRAYAPTDVTLHGIADRLQAIQRRNFYQLAAEASHRGRYYHEYTMSVDVTRDSPTWQPPTEDAEEMVTEALRDLARWLYRQLEAEYDQLTSDEAIEEGMIVNEYTFTEAGCRFG; encoded by the coding sequence ATGCCTGAGATCATCTGCACCACCGTCTACCAGTTCCCCGAGCTCTCGGATGCGGCCAAGGAAGAGGCGCGCAGCTGGTATCGCGAGCTTGGGCCCCACGACGACTGGTGGGACGCGGTCTGTGAGGATTTCGAGCGGGTCTGTGAGATCCTCGGCATCCGCCTGAAGACCACCCCCGTCCGCTTGATGGGCGGCGGGACGTGGGCCAAGCCCTGCATCTGGTTCTCCGGCTTCTGGAGCCAGGGCGACGGGGCCTGTTTCGAAGGCTACTGGTCCCACGTCAAGGGCGCCGCCGCGCGCATCCGGGCCTACGCCCCGACGGATGTGACGTTGCATGGAATTGCCGACCGGCTGCAGGCCATCCAGCGGCGGAACTTTTACCAGCTCGCCGCCGAGGCCAGCCACCGTGGCCGTTACTACCATGAATACACCATGTCTGTGGACGTCACGCGCGACAGCCCGACCTGGCAGCCGCCCACCGAAGATGCGGAGGAGATGGTGACCGAGGCGCTGCGTGATCTGGCCCGCTGGCTCTACCGCCAGCTTGAGGCCGAATACGACCAGCTCACCTCGGACGAGGCCATCGAGGAGGGGATGATCGTCAACGAGTACACGTTTACCGAGGCCGGATGTCGGTTTGGATAA
- a CDS encoding Hint domain-containing protein: MPTTSTVTMIYFGFFPDIDPDESNRAPEDGPGILNDRTSVAPTLQTVEVTLLDNNDDGEISDNDQNDMSGDTMTYTIDGRTVEAQSDTSAHYQADILLGDGSTLNNVKVLVVQSTSGDVFISDADNSGDLDGLRIQAITLSRVNDDNLSGFSTDEDAEDNVIVCFTGGTMIATGNGETPIEALCPGDLVRTLHRGLQPVRWIGRRELSDDELRAWPRLRPIRISAGALGQGLPRRDLLVSPQHRILIDSPIAERMFGTREMLVAANKLTPLAGIRQVETAQPVTYYHLLFDRHEVILGNGAPSESLFTGPEALKAIPPKARDELRHLFPELFSGQYSPRPACAFADCGRRAKKLVSRHHANRRPICIFRE; this comes from the coding sequence ATGCCAACCACCTCGACCGTGACGATGATCTATTTCGGATTCTTTCCGGACATCGACCCTGACGAGAGCAATCGAGCCCCCGAGGACGGGCCGGGCATTCTCAACGACAGGACCTCCGTCGCTCCGACGCTCCAGACGGTCGAGGTCACTCTGCTGGACAATAACGACGACGGGGAAATCTCCGACAACGATCAGAACGATATGTCGGGCGATACCATGACCTATACGATCGACGGCAGGACGGTCGAGGCGCAGTCCGATACGAGTGCCCATTATCAAGCCGATATCCTGCTCGGCGACGGCAGTACGCTGAACAATGTCAAGGTTCTCGTCGTTCAATCGACCAGCGGAGACGTCTTCATCAGCGATGCAGACAACAGCGGCGATCTCGACGGGCTGCGCATCCAGGCGATCACGCTGAGCCGGGTCAACGACGACAACCTGTCAGGCTTTTCGACCGACGAAGACGCGGAGGACAATGTGATCGTCTGCTTCACCGGCGGAACGATGATCGCGACCGGGAACGGAGAGACGCCGATCGAGGCGTTGTGCCCCGGCGATCTGGTCCGGACACTGCATCGCGGGCTGCAGCCGGTGCGCTGGATCGGCCGTCGCGAGTTGTCAGACGACGAGCTGCGCGCGTGGCCCCGGCTGCGCCCGATCCGGATCTCCGCCGGGGCCCTTGGGCAGGGATTGCCGCGTCGGGATCTGCTGGTTTCGCCGCAGCATCGCATCCTGATCGACTCGCCCATCGCCGAGCGAATGTTCGGCACACGCGAGATGCTGGTCGCGGCCAACAAGTTGACACCCCTGGCCGGCATCCGTCAGGTCGAGACCGCGCAACCTGTCACCTACTATCACCTGCTCTTCGACCGCCACGAGGTGATCCTTGGCAACGGCGCGCCTTCCGAAAGTCTGTTCACCGGCCCCGAGGCGCTGAAAGCGATCCCGCCCAAGGCACGGGACGAGTTGCGTCACCTGTTCCCCGAACTCTTCAGCGGACAATATAGCCCGCGCCCGGCCTGTGCTTTCGCAGATTGCGGACGGCGAGCAAAGAAGCTGGTCTCACGCCACCATGCGAACCGCAGACCGATTTGCATCTTTCGAGAGTGA
- a CDS encoding DUF1254 domain-containing protein, with the protein MTRTIMTFTLGVSLLCSTALAGFAQQDTVPLDQATLQGDEVIQTPAGEIELQDSYFDQDASQRLFDTMDMQRAAQLYIWSTPLVSTTTWRDNQGAAFGTNEPGAFAVLETLKEKRGIVTANLTTPYIFNFTDLSDGPIQIDYPAGQTAGGVLDMWMRPVFDLGLTGPDKGEGATYIVVGPEGDVSQYESDGVHVFQSATNNVLVGIRILDPDPAYYDTYVSQYKMGPVGGTTTSTFVKGKDVEWSATAPRGMEYWEKLAAIINEEPVREIDKPWMEMLAPLGIVKGGDFAPDERQQKILLEGAALGELMTRNLQVNPRYADVWWDDTSWYKSFDFGTPQETDNLQQFDERATWFYEAVGSSEGMVNPTPGAGQVYMTTKRDANGDMLRADRNYVLHVPAEVPVAQFWSLTLYSENTRRPYDNGGTEISDVSLDSRMEQLQYNDDGSVDLYIGPDAPEGMESNHMETVGDDGWFVYFRLYGPEEAFFDKSFKLDDFQVVE; encoded by the coding sequence ATGACCCGCACTATCATGACCTTCACCTTGGGAGTATCTTTGCTCTGCTCTACGGCTCTCGCGGGGTTTGCGCAGCAGGACACCGTCCCGCTGGATCAGGCCACGCTTCAGGGGGACGAAGTGATCCAGACGCCTGCGGGCGAGATCGAATTGCAGGACAGCTATTTCGACCAGGACGCCTCGCAGCGCCTGTTCGACACGATGGACATGCAGCGTGCTGCCCAGCTTTACATCTGGTCGACGCCGCTGGTCAGCACCACCACCTGGCGCGACAACCAAGGCGCGGCGTTCGGCACCAATGAACCGGGTGCGTTTGCGGTGCTAGAGACGCTGAAGGAAAAGCGCGGCATCGTCACCGCCAACCTGACGACGCCTTACATCTTCAACTTCACGGATTTGTCCGACGGCCCGATCCAGATCGACTACCCGGCGGGCCAGACGGCCGGCGGTGTGCTGGACATGTGGATGCGTCCAGTCTTTGACCTCGGGCTGACCGGGCCCGACAAGGGCGAAGGCGCCACCTATATCGTTGTCGGGCCCGAAGGGGATGTTTCGCAGTACGAAAGCGACGGCGTCCATGTTTTCCAGAGCGCCACAAACAACGTGCTGGTCGGCATCCGCATCCTCGATCCGGACCCCGCTTACTACGACACTTATGTCTCGCAATACAAAATGGGACCGGTCGGCGGTACCACGACCAGCACCTTCGTCAAGGGCAAGGATGTCGAGTGGAGCGCCACCGCACCGCGCGGCATGGAATACTGGGAAAAGCTTGCCGCGATCATCAACGAGGAACCGGTGCGCGAAATCGACAAGCCGTGGATGGAGATGCTGGCCCCGCTTGGTATCGTCAAGGGCGGTGACTTCGCACCTGACGAGCGACAGCAGAAGATCTTGCTGGAAGGCGCCGCCTTGGGTGAACTGATGACCCGTAACCTGCAGGTCAATCCGCGCTATGCCGATGTCTGGTGGGACGACACCAGCTGGTACAAGAGCTTCGATTTCGGGACCCCCCAGGAAACCGACAACCTTCAGCAATTCGACGAACGAGCGACCTGGTTCTACGAGGCTGTCGGGTCTTCCGAAGGCATGGTGAACCCAACCCCCGGTGCAGGCCAAGTCTACATGACCACCAAGCGCGACGCGAATGGCGACATGCTGCGCGCGGACCGCAACTATGTGCTGCATGTGCCCGCCGAGGTGCCGGTTGCTCAGTTCTGGTCGCTGACGCTTTACAGCGAGAATACCCGGCGCCCTTATGACAACGGCGGAACCGAGATATCCGATGTCAGCCTCGACAGCCGGATGGAGCAACTACAGTACAACGACGACGGCTCGGTCGATCTCTATATCGGTCCGGATGCGCCGGAAGGTATGGAAAGCAACCATATGGAAACCGTAGGCGACGATGGCTGGTTCGTCTATTTCCGCCTCTACGGACCGGAAGAGGCCTTCTTCGACAAGAGCTTCAAGCTGGACGATTTTCAGGTCGTCGAGTGA